The Dehalobacter sp. 12DCB1 DNA segment GTCCGACTTCAATCGTGATTGGTCTGATCTCATCCAGAGCACGGCCATCAGGCCTGATATGTTCGTGGGTAATCAGCTTACGGACAATTTTATGGGTCAGGTCATCCAATATTTTCGTAACTAATTTTAAATCCTCAGGAAATTCCTCGGCAAAAACTTCGAGCGCGTCTGCTTTGACCTTTTCAACAGCTTCCTGGCGGGCCAGTTTTTCTTCAATACGGATAGCCTGATCGAGCTTGTCATAACCCCAGGCCAGGACCTTGTCAGATATTTCCGCAGGGATCTCGACCGGAGTGACTTCTCTTTTGGCTTTGGCAAGTCCCACTTCCAGGGCTGCCCCCCTGTATCTCTCAATAAACTCTGCTATCTTTTTAATTTCTTCGTGCGCAAACATGATCGCTTCAAGCATCTGATCCTCAGGGACTTCCTTGGCGCCAGCCTCGACCATCATAATCGCATCTTTGGTTCCAGCAACAGTCAGATGCATTTTACTGATTTCCGCCTGAGCTACCGTTGGGTTAACGACAAACTCTCCGTCGACAAGTCCGACAACCACGGCGGCAATAGGACCCAGAAAAGGAATATCGGAAATCGTGAGCGCAGCCGAAACTGCGTTGATAGCCGTTACGTCCGGTGCACAGTCCTGATCGACGGACATGACCATCGCACTGATCTGTACATCGTTACGATAACCGTCCGGGAAAAGCGGACGGACCGGTCTGTCTATCAGTCTTGACGACAATATGGACCTCTCACTAGGTCTGCCTTCTCTTTTGATGAATCCACCGGGAATCTTTCCTACGGCATAAAAACGTTCTTCCAAATCAACAGTCAAAGGGAAAAAGTCGATCCCTTCCCGTGGTTTAGAACTGGTCGTTGCAAATGCAGATATGACTGTGTCTCCATATCTGGCATAAATTGCCCCTCCGGCTTGACGACCTATGATACCGGTTTCAAACGACAGGTTTCTGCCTCCAACCTGTAGCGAGCGTTCCAAGACTTCTTGAGTCACTTTGGAAACCTCCTTAAATACGCTTCTTTTATTCACAATTTTTTATTATCCGGAGTGTGTTCGACATATTATTTATTATTTCCTGCACCCGAACAAAAAAAACAATCCGGACAATTTTTCTTAAGATAAATACCCTAATACATAAATACAAAGAGCGCTGAACACGCTCCTGTAAATATCGACATATAAATTGAATGACCAAAATATTTTCGATGGTTTTTAGTGACGTAAGCCAAGTTCTGTTACTACTGTGCGGTAACGATTAAAATCGGATTTCTTGAGGTAGTTCAGCATTGCACGGCGTTGTCCAATCAATTTAAAAAGACCCCGGCGGGAATGATGATCTTTCTTATGGGTCTTGAAATGTTCTGTCAGCTCATTGATTCTCGTAGTGAGAAGAGCGATCTGAACCTCGGGTGAACCTGTGTCTCCTTCATGCTGCTGAAACTTCGCAATGATATCCTTCTTTTTCTCCGGTGTAAGCATTGGTTCTGCACCTCCATATTTTTTAAGCGCCTGCTGCCAAGTAAGACGGTGGAGATTCGTCGAACCCAGTCAGCGGTTATCCTTGTCATTTTAACTTATTCCATAAATTTTGTAAAGTTTTGTTTTTGCAGCTTTTGTTTTGCGGCTTTCATGTCTTTACCGAGTTGCTCCGTGATTTCCTTGACTCCATTAAATTTCTTCTCGGAACGCAATCTGGCCTGAATATCTATGAATAAGTCCTTCTGATATAAATCTCCGTGAAAATCAAAAAAATGAATCTCCGTGGTCTTCTCTAGGCCGGTTTTAAAGGTCGGTACAATCCCGATGTTCATCATCCCGCCGTAGATCCTGCCGTCAATTTTTGCAGTAACGACATACACACCATTTTTGGGGATTAGCAAGTCCTCATACGTCTCTATGTTGGCTGTCGGAAATCCAATATCCCTACCCCGCCCGTCACCGTGAACCACCGTTCCGATAATCGTAGGTGCGCGTCCCATCATCAACTTGGCTAGATCGATATCCCCGTTCAGAAGTGCACGTCTGATTTCGGTCGAAGAGATCACTCTGTCGTCAAGCATCTGGGCTTGGACAACACTTACCCCAAAATTGTAAGTTTCACCAAACTTTTCGAGGTCGCTAGGTTTTCCTTTGCCATGACAGCCAAAGGAGTAGTTGAAGCCAACAATAACATGAACGGCCCTGATCTTCAGCAGAATATTTTCAACGAATTCCTGCGGCGTTGTCTCGGCAAATCCCGGAGAGAAAGGCAATAAGAGCACTCTGTCTACGCCAAATTTTTCAAATAGCATGATTTTCTCATCCTTGCCGGTAATCAATTCCAGTTTTCTATCTGGATGAAGTACTTTCAGCGGATGGGGATCAAAAAGCAAAACTGAAAACAATGTCTTCAGTGAACGTGCTTTCTCTAAGCCGTGCTTCAACAGCTCCTGATGTCCTAGGTGTATACCGTCAAAATTCCCCAGAGCAAGCACAGTCGGCTCAAATTTGTATCCCGGAATCAGAGTGCAAACTTCCAAAAACCTTTACCCCCTAGTACCTTGTTGACCTTTGCTAACCCATGACCTTATTGGGGCATAAACATCCGTTTTCCCAATTCCCTATGCCAATAAAACGTCCCTCACAAAATACCTGAACAGGAAGCTGTTCCGCGTACACTTCAGCATCAACAAGATCCCCTCCGGTAGAAAGCCCGTTTCGGAAAGCGGCAAGCCGATAGGCCGGTATACTTGCCTTTGGCAGTGTGAGCCCCCATTCCGGGGCCAGGAGCATGTGTTCATCGCCGTCGGCAAGCGCCTGATCAATCTCTTCCAGTGTGTAGGTGGAATCCAGCGTAAACTTGCCTGCGCTTAATCTGAGCAAAAAGGACATATGTGCACCGCAACCCAGGGCAGCGCCAATATCGTGACATAAAGTGCGTATATACGTTCCTTTGGAGCATTCCACATCGAATAGAACTCTTGGAAACGTCTCTTCATGCCATTCCACCAGATCCAGCCGCTTGATCTCCACCTGTCTTTTTTCTCTTGCAACATCGATCCCCTGGCGGGCATATTCGTACAGACGCCTGCCATTTTTTCTGACAGCGGAATACATGGGCGGTTCCTGTTCAATGACACCAAGAAAATTCTCCAGTGTATTTGCAAATTGTTCTCGTGATACCATAGGCACAATCCTCGATCGTTCCTGTCCGAAAGCATCCTGCGTATCTGTCGTGATTCCGAGTGTAATCTCAGCTCTATAACTTTTTCCCTGGTCGCTGTGGTATTCTGCCAGCCGCGTTGCCTTGCCAAGGCAAATCGGAAGCACCCCGGCAGCACCGGGATCCAGCGTCCCAATATGGCCTGCCTTGCCGGCCTGTGTTTTCCGAAACAGCCACCTAACAACGTCTGTGGAAGTCATGCCAACAGGTTTTAAAACATTAATGATCCCGTCCAACGTTCAGGGCCTCCTCAAGTGCAGATACAATCATTTGCCTGGCTTGACCCATTGTTCCATTAATAGAACAGCCTGATGCCCGCCGGTGTCCGCCTCCGCCGAACCGGCTGGCAACTTGGTTTACATCAAGCCAGGTATTGGATCGGAAACTGACTTTGATTTCATCCGGGGCAATTTCTTTTAACAGCGCAGCAGCTTCCACCTTTTCGATATTGCGTGCATAGTTCACCAAGCCTTCACTTAAGCTCTCATCTGCACCTGTTTCTTCAAAGTCTTCTCTGGTCAGAACAATGACAGCCATCATTCCCTGCTGATGAAGTTCCAGGTTCGTCAGCGCTTTTTGCAGCAGTCTGGTCTGAGCCAAGCTTTTCTGTTCAAACAGTATATTGTTGATCTGAACAAGATCAAGGCCTGTTTTGAGCAATTCCGCAGCAATCCTGAAGCTTTCGACTGTGGTATTGCTGTAGCTGAACCTGCCTGTATCCGTAATAATCGCAGTATAGAGATTCTCTGCAATTTCCTTGGTCATGGAAACTCCCATTTCACCCAGCAGGTGAAAAATCATTTCACCTGTGGCGGCTGCGCCGGCATCAATCCAATTAACCGTACCGAAACCGTTATTGGAAATATGATGATCAATATTAATCACCGTTTTTCCCTGAAGAAACTCCGGGCAAAGAGTGCTATACGCTCTTTCCGCTTCAGCGCAGTCAATAAAAATAAGGGTTTCTGGAAACTCTTCCGGAGGCAGAACAGAACATATCTTGTCCACACCCGGAAGAAACTTCAAATTTACCGGCAGAAACCCAGGATTATAATAACATATTTTTTTGTTCAGACCTTCTAAGGCAATCCCCAAAGCAAGCATTGAACCTATGCAGTCCCCATCCGGGGATATATGCGTAAGCAGTGCAGCCTCGGAGATTGTATCCAATTTTTTGGCCAGTTCTGAGATCACCTTATTCGTCGTCTTGTCCATCGCTGGATTCACCTTTCGCGCCAACCTCACGAAGCAGCTTGGAAATATGGGCGCCATGTTCAATAGACTGATCATACTTGAAAGTGATCTCGGGAAAATAGCGCAGGCTGATGATTTTACCCAGTTCGCTGCGCAGATATCCGGATGCTTTATTTAAAACATCCAAACTGCTTTTCATTTCCTCTTCTGTTCCCAATACGCTGACGAATATTTTGGCATGCCGCAAATCGTCAGCAACCTCCACATCCGTGACGGTCACGAATCCGAGCCGCGGATCTTTGATATCCTCCCGGATCATCTGTGCCACTTCTGCTTTGATCGATTCTGCCAGGCGAAAAGCCCTGTGTTTAGCCATTCAGAAAACCTCCAATGCTAGTCTAGAGCTCTCTTTTAACTTCCTCCATCGTAAAGGCTTCCAAGATATCTCCTTCTTTAAGATCATTGAAGTTCTTTAAGCCAATCCCGCATTCGTATCCTTCCGCAACTTCCTTGGCATCATCTTTGAAACGTCTCAGAGATTCCAGGTCTCCCTCGTGGATGACAATTGCGTCTCTGATAACCCTGATCTTATCCGATCGATGAATCTTACCGTCGGTTATATAGCTGCCGGCAACAGTTCCAGCCTTTGGCACCTTGAAAATCTGGCGGACTTCCGCTTTACCCTGAATGACTTCCTTAAAATCAGGATCGAGCATACCTTCCATAGCGGCTTTGATATCATCAATCGCATCATAAATGACTCTGTACATTCTGATATCGACACCCTGGAGTTCTGCTGTCGATTTCGTATTGGAATCATGTCTGACATTAAAGCCAATGATGATCGCATTGGAAGCAGCAGCGAGCATCACATCGGATTCACTGATCGCACCCACTCCGCCGTGAATGATGTTTACCCGGACTTCCGAGGTCGTCAGCTTGGCCAGAGACTGTTTAATCGCTTCGACAGAACCCTGAACATCAGCTTTAATAATGATGTTCAAATCTTTGACTTCGCCTTCTTTGATCTTATCAAAAAGGTCATCGAGGCTGATCCTGGACTTTTGCTTGACTTCTTCGGCCTTTTTCTCATCGACGCGCGCATCGGTAATACTGCGGGCAAGTTTCTCGTCGTTGACAACATTGAAGATTTCTCCGGCCGGTGGAACTTCAGACAACCCTTGAACCTCTACAGGCATGGAAGGGACGGCTTTTTTGACCCTGCGGCCTTTGTCATCAACCATAGCTCTGATCCGGCCAAATGAATGCCCAGCAATAATAATATCACCAATATTCAGCGTACCTTTGGAGACCAGAACCGTTGCCACAGGCCCCTTACCTTTATCAAGTTTCGCTTCGATAACGGTTCCGGTTGCCAGTCGATTCGGATTAGCCTTTAGATCTTTCATCTCCGCAACAAGCAGGATCATTTCCAGCAGGTTGTCAATGTTAAGTCTGGCTTTGGCCGAGACCGGCACGGTGATCGTATCCCCGCCCCATTCTTCAACAACCAGGCCGTACTCGGTCAGTTCCTGTTTAACACGGTCCGGATTAGCGTTTTCTTTATCAATTTTATTGATCGCTACGATAATCGGTACATTGGCCGCTTTGGCATGATTAATCGCTTCCACGGTCTGGGGCATAACGCCATCATCCGCAGCCACTACCAGTATGGCAATGTCCGTGACCTGAGCCCCTCTCGCTCTCATAGCTGTAAAAGCCTCGTGACCAGGAGTATCCAAAAAAGTAATCTTTTGGTTTTTAATTTCCACCTGATAAGCACCGATATGCTGGGTAATCCCGCCGGCTTCAGATGCTATGACATTGGCGGAACGAATCGCATCGAGCAAAGATGTTTTTCCGTGATCGACGTGACCCATGACCGTCACAACAGGAGGACGGAATTTGAGCGTGGACGCATCATCTTCTACTTCCTCAATGACTGCCATGGATTTCTCAGCTTTAACCTCAATCGTCATACCCATTTCGGTAGCTACAATCGTCGCTGTATCAGCATCAATTTCCTGATTGATGGTCGCCATAACACCAAGCTTCATTAATTCCTTGATGACCTCACCGGCTTTGCGGCTCATTCTGAGCGCCAGCTCCTGAACTGACAAGGACTCAGGAATAATAATATGCTTGGGGACCACTTCTTTAACCATCTTATTGGGTTGGTTCCGGTT contains these protein-coding regions:
- the rpsO gene encoding 30S ribosomal protein S15, whose translation is MLTPEKKKDIIAKFQQHEGDTGSPEVQIALLTTRINELTEHFKTHKKDHHSRRGLFKLIGQRRAMLNYLKKSDFNRYRTVVTELGLRH
- a CDS encoding bifunctional riboflavin kinase/FAD synthetase, with the protein product MEVCTLIPGYKFEPTVLALGNFDGIHLGHQELLKHGLEKARSLKTLFSVLLFDPHPLKVLHPDRKLELITGKDEKIMLFEKFGVDRVLLLPFSPGFAETTPQEFVENILLKIRAVHVIVGFNYSFGCHGKGKPSDLEKFGETYNFGVSVVQAQMLDDRVISSTEIRRALLNGDIDLAKLMMGRAPTIIGTVVHGDGRGRDIGFPTANIETYEDLLIPKNGVYVVTAKIDGRIYGGMMNIGIVPTFKTGLEKTTEIHFFDFHGDLYQKDLFIDIQARLRSEKKFNGVKEITEQLGKDMKAAKQKLQKQNFTKFME
- the truB gene encoding tRNA pseudouridine(55) synthase TruB; protein product: MDGIINVLKPVGMTSTDVVRWLFRKTQAGKAGHIGTLDPGAAGVLPICLGKATRLAEYHSDQGKSYRAEITLGITTDTQDAFGQERSRIVPMVSREQFANTLENFLGVIEQEPPMYSAVRKNGRRLYEYARQGIDVAREKRQVEIKRLDLVEWHEETFPRVLFDVECSKGTYIRTLCHDIGAALGCGAHMSFLLRLSAGKFTLDSTYTLEEIDQALADGDEHMLLAPEWGLTLPKASIPAYRLAAFRNGLSTGGDLVDAEVYAEQLPVQVFCEGRFIGIGNWENGCLCPNKVMG
- a CDS encoding bifunctional oligoribonuclease/PAP phosphatase NrnA, which encodes MDKTTNKVISELAKKLDTISEAALLTHISPDGDCIGSMLALGIALEGLNKKICYYNPGFLPVNLKFLPGVDKICSVLPPEEFPETLIFIDCAEAERAYSTLCPEFLQGKTVINIDHHISNNGFGTVNWIDAGAAATGEMIFHLLGEMGVSMTKEIAENLYTAIITDTGRFSYSNTTVESFRIAAELLKTGLDLVQINNILFEQKSLAQTRLLQKALTNLELHQQGMMAVIVLTREDFEETGADESLSEGLVNYARNIEKVEAAALLKEIAPDEIKVSFRSNTWLDVNQVASRFGGGGHRRASGCSINGTMGQARQMIVSALEEALNVGRDH
- the rbfA gene encoding 30S ribosome-binding factor RbfA, which codes for MAKHRAFRLAESIKAEVAQMIREDIKDPRLGFVTVTDVEVADDLRHAKIFVSVLGTEEEMKSSLDVLNKASGYLRSELGKIISLRYFPEITFKYDQSIEHGAHISKLLREVGAKGESSDGQDDE
- the infB gene encoding translation initiation factor IF-2, which codes for RPPGEFRPQGQRPPGEFRPQGQRPPGEFRPQGQRPPGEFRPQGQRPPGEFRPQGQRPPMSGDRPYAPRPQGDFRPSHRPAGDDRRPQGGGRPFSDSGRRPSQGQRPGTDKKAPQTQRIKIEGKSVELTVAEQPVKRQPPEKKKAHENKEFLFDKRRNDEKDFSSILRKNDRNQPNRNQPNKMVKEVVPKHIIIPESLSVQELALRMSRKAGEVIKELMKLGVMATINQEIDADTATIVATEMGMTIEVKAEKSMAVIEEVEDDASTLKFRPPVVTVMGHVDHGKTSLLDAIRSANVIASEAGGITQHIGAYQVEIKNQKITFLDTPGHEAFTAMRARGAQVTDIAILVVAADDGVMPQTVEAINHAKAANVPIIVAINKIDKENANPDRVKQELTEYGLVVEEWGGDTITVPVSAKARLNIDNLLEMILLVAEMKDLKANPNRLATGTVIEAKLDKGKGPVATVLVSKGTLNIGDIIIAGHSFGRIRAMVDDKGRRVKKAVPSMPVEVQGLSEVPPAGEIFNVVNDEKLARSITDARVDEKKAEEVKQKSRISLDDLFDKIKEGEVKDLNIIIKADVQGSVEAIKQSLAKLTTSEVRVNIIHGGVGAISESDVMLAAASNAIIIGFNVRHDSNTKSTAELQGVDIRMYRVIYDAIDDIKAAMEGMLDPDFKEVIQGKAEVRQIFKVPKAGTVAGSYITDGKIHRSDKIRVIRDAIVIHEGDLESLRRFKDDAKEVAEGYECGIGLKNFNDLKEGDILEAFTMEEVKREL